Proteins found in one Serratia plymuthica genomic segment:
- a CDS encoding alpha-glucosidase/alpha-galactosidase: MIKVTFMGAGSTIFAKNVLGDIMATPALKEVDIALYDIDSARLNESFAMLSNINRNTNAGRAKITPYLGVENRRAALKNANYVVNAIQVGGYDPCTITDFTIARKYGLQQTIADTLGIGGIFRALRTIPVLFDFARDIEAVCPDAWLLNYTNPMAAITGAMLRHTEVKTVGLCHSVQVCAETLLKSVDMPTDDVQFHIAGINHMAWLLDVRRHGEDLYPEIKRRANALQGKHDDMVRHEIMKTFGYYVTESSEHNAEYMPYWIKCNYPELIERFNIPLDEYPRRCIEQIEQWQQQKVALTHDASLTHCRSHEYASYIIEAMETDRPYKIGGNVLNTGLITNLPAEACVEVPCLVDGQGITPCYVGNLPEQLAALNRTNINTQLLTIEAAVTHKREAIYHAALLDPHTSAELSIDDIRKLCDELIEAHGNWLPAYH, from the coding sequence ATGATTAAAGTGACATTTATGGGCGCAGGCAGCACCATTTTCGCCAAGAACGTACTCGGCGACATCATGGCGACGCCGGCATTGAAAGAGGTGGATATTGCGCTGTACGACATCGACAGCGCCCGTCTCAACGAATCTTTCGCCATGTTGAGCAATATCAACCGCAATACCAATGCGGGCAGGGCGAAAATCACCCCTTACCTCGGCGTGGAGAACCGCCGCGCGGCATTGAAAAACGCCAATTACGTGGTGAATGCCATCCAGGTCGGCGGCTACGATCCTTGCACCATTACCGATTTCACCATTGCCAGAAAATACGGCCTGCAGCAAACCATTGCCGATACCCTGGGGATTGGCGGTATCTTCCGCGCGCTGCGCACCATTCCGGTGCTGTTTGATTTCGCCCGGGATATCGAAGCGGTTTGCCCGGATGCCTGGTTGCTGAATTATACCAACCCGATGGCGGCGATAACCGGCGCCATGCTGCGCCATACCGAAGTGAAAACGGTGGGGTTGTGCCACAGCGTTCAGGTTTGCGCCGAGACACTGCTGAAAAGCGTGGATATGCCGACCGACGACGTGCAGTTCCACATCGCGGGCATCAACCATATGGCCTGGTTGCTGGACGTTCGCCGGCACGGCGAAGATCTGTACCCGGAAATCAAGCGCCGCGCCAATGCCTTGCAGGGCAAGCATGATGACATGGTGCGCCATGAAATCATGAAAACCTTCGGCTATTACGTGACGGAATCTTCGGAACACAATGCCGAGTACATGCCTTACTGGATCAAATGCAATTATCCGGAACTGATTGAACGCTTCAATATTCCGCTGGATGAATACCCGCGCCGCTGTATTGAGCAGATTGAACAGTGGCAGCAACAGAAAGTGGCGCTGACCCATGACGCCAGCCTGACCCACTGCCGCAGCCATGAATATGCGTCTTACATCATCGAGGCGATGGAGACCGATCGGCCCTACAAGATTGGCGGCAACGTGCTCAACACCGGGTTGATCACCAATCTGCCTGCGGAGGCCTGCGTCGAAGTGCCTTGTCTGGTGGATGGGCAGGGGATCACGCCATGCTACGTCGGCAACTTGCCGGAGCAACTGGCGGCGCTGAACCGCACCAATATCAATACTCAACTGTTGACCATTGAAGCGGCGGTCACGCACAAACGCGAGGCTATCTACCATGCGGCGCTGCTGGATCCGCACACCTCCGCCGAGCTTTCGATTGATGACATCCGCAAGCTGTGCGACGAATTGATTGAAGCCCACGGCAACTGGCTCCCCGCCTACCATTAA
- a CDS encoding (R)-mandelonitrile lyase, which produces MKIQRSGSLPSRPGPEDYFTGKVRIDAPFAGTEPARVGGATVTFEPGARTAWHTHPLGQTLIVTQGRGWIQVWGDPIQEMNQGDIVWIPEGVKHWHGATPETAMTHIAIAESLNGSPVDWMEKVSDEQYRQ; this is translated from the coding sequence TTGAAAATTCAACGCAGCGGTTCCCTGCCATCCCGGCCGGGTCCGGAGGATTATTTTACCGGCAAGGTGCGGATTGATGCGCCTTTTGCCGGCACTGAACCGGCCCGCGTGGGCGGCGCCACCGTGACCTTCGAACCCGGTGCCCGCACCGCCTGGCATACCCATCCGTTGGGGCAGACGTTGATCGTCACCCAGGGGCGCGGCTGGATCCAGGTGTGGGGCGACCCGATCCAGGAGATGAATCAGGGCGATATCGTTTGGATCCCCGAAGGCGTCAAGCACTGGCACGGTGCGACGCCGGAAACGGCCATGACCCATATCGCCATTGCCGAATCCCTCAACGGCAGCCCGGTTGACTGGATGGAGAAGGTCAGCGACGAGCAATACCGGCAATAA
- a CDS encoding glucose/quinate/shikimate family membrane-bound PQQ-dependent dehydrogenase, whose translation MQNKASLSPLVIITALFAVLSGLYLLAGGIWLAKLGGSLYYIIAGVVLLVTAWLLFRRRATALLVYALFLLGTTVWALWEVGPDFWALTPRLDVTFFFGLWLVLPFIYRRLIANGKLAYGALSIALVITVGVLAYAVFNDPQEVHGTLEPAQVKAETDASAADWPAYGRTQEGTRYSPLSQINDKNVGQLKEAWTFQTGDLKTANDPGEITNEVTPIKIRDTLYLCTPHQKLFALDAATGKEKWKFDPQLKFNPTFQHITCRGVSYHETTAAAGATADASPAQCARRIILPVNDGRLFALDAETGKPCADFANNGELNLQSNMPYATPGHYEPTSPPVITDKVIVVAGAVTDNYSNREPSGVIRGFDVNSGKLLWAFDPGAKDPNAIPADEHHFTPNSPNSWAPAAYDAKLDIVYLPMGVTTPDIWGGDRTPEMERYASGLLALNASTGKLAWFYQTVHHDLWDMDVPAQPTLADITDKSGNKVPVIYVPTKTGNIFVLNRTNGELVVPAPEKPVPQGPAKGDRLSPTQPFSELTFRPEKKLTGADMWGATIYDQLVCRVMFHSMRYEGTFTPPSEQGTLVFPGNLGMFEWGGLSVDTDRQIAIANPIALPFVSKLIPRGPGNPIEPPADDKGGSGTEAGVQPQYGVPFGVTLNPFLSPFGLPCKQPAWGYISAVDLKTNDIVWKKRIGTVRDSSPLPLPFKMGMPMLGGPVSTAGNVFFIGATADNYLRAFSVTNGDKLWEARLPAGGQATPMTYEVNGKQYVVISAGGHGSFGTKLGDYIVAYALPDEK comes from the coding sequence ATGCAAAATAAAGCGTCATTGTCGCCGCTCGTCATCATAACGGCGTTGTTCGCCGTGTTGAGCGGGCTCTATCTGCTGGCCGGGGGCATCTGGTTGGCTAAGCTCGGAGGTTCGTTGTACTACATCATCGCCGGCGTGGTATTGCTGGTCACGGCCTGGCTACTGTTCCGCCGCCGCGCCACCGCGCTGTTGGTGTACGCCCTCTTTCTGCTGGGCACCACGGTCTGGGCGCTGTGGGAAGTCGGCCCGGATTTCTGGGCACTGACGCCGCGTCTGGACGTCACCTTCTTCTTCGGCCTGTGGCTGGTGCTGCCCTTTATCTATCGTCGGCTTATCGCCAACGGCAAGCTGGCGTACGGTGCTCTGAGCATCGCGCTGGTAATTACCGTGGGCGTTCTGGCCTACGCGGTGTTTAACGATCCGCAAGAGGTCCACGGCACTCTTGAACCGGCGCAGGTCAAAGCCGAAACGGATGCGTCCGCCGCCGACTGGCCGGCTTATGGCCGCACGCAGGAAGGCACTCGCTACTCCCCGCTGAGCCAGATCAACGACAAAAACGTTGGCCAACTCAAGGAAGCCTGGACCTTCCAGACCGGCGACCTGAAAACCGCCAACGATCCGGGTGAAATCACCAACGAAGTCACCCCGATTAAAATCCGCGACACGCTTTATCTGTGTACGCCTCACCAGAAGCTGTTCGCGCTGGATGCCGCCACCGGCAAAGAGAAGTGGAAGTTCGACCCGCAGTTGAAATTCAACCCGACCTTCCAGCACATCACCTGCCGCGGCGTGTCTTACCATGAAACCACCGCAGCGGCCGGCGCAACGGCCGATGCCTCTCCGGCACAGTGCGCACGCCGCATTATCCTGCCGGTGAACGATGGCCGTCTGTTTGCTCTGGATGCGGAAACCGGCAAGCCATGCGCCGACTTCGCCAATAACGGCGAGTTGAATCTGCAAAGCAATATGCCGTATGCGACGCCAGGCCACTATGAGCCAACGTCGCCGCCGGTGATCACCGATAAGGTGATTGTCGTTGCCGGTGCGGTTACCGATAACTACTCCAACCGTGAGCCTTCGGGCGTGATCCGCGGGTTTGACGTCAACAGCGGCAAACTGCTGTGGGCCTTTGATCCGGGCGCTAAAGATCCGAACGCCATCCCGGCGGACGAACACCATTTCACACCGAACTCGCCGAACTCCTGGGCGCCGGCCGCCTATGACGCCAAACTGGACATTGTCTATCTGCCGATGGGCGTGACCACCCCGGATATCTGGGGCGGCGACCGCACGCCGGAAATGGAGCGCTATGCCAGCGGCCTGCTGGCGCTGAATGCCTCCACCGGCAAGCTGGCCTGGTTCTATCAGACCGTACACCACGACCTGTGGGATATGGACGTGCCGGCTCAGCCTACTCTGGCGGATATCACCGACAAGAGCGGCAACAAGGTGCCGGTGATTTACGTGCCTACCAAAACCGGCAATATCTTCGTGCTGAACCGCACCAACGGCGAGTTGGTGGTGCCGGCGCCAGAAAAACCGGTCCCGCAAGGCCCGGCCAAAGGCGACCGCTTGTCACCTACCCAGCCGTTCTCCGAGCTGACTTTCCGTCCGGAGAAAAAACTGACCGGCGCGGATATGTGGGGCGCCACCATCTATGACCAACTGGTCTGCCGGGTGATGTTCCACAGCATGCGTTACGAAGGCACCTTCACCCCGCCTTCCGAGCAGGGTACGCTGGTGTTCCCGGGTAACCTCGGCATGTTCGAATGGGGCGGCCTGTCTGTCGACACCGACCGTCAAATCGCCATCGCCAACCCGATCGCACTGCCGTTCGTTTCCAAACTGATCCCACGCGGCCCGGGCAACCCGATTGAACCGCCAGCCGACGACAAAGGCGGCAGCGGCACCGAAGCCGGCGTGCAGCCACAGTATGGCGTGCCGTTCGGCGTGACCCTGAACCCGTTCCTGTCGCCGTTTGGCCTGCCATGCAAACAGCCGGCATGGGGTTATATCTCCGCCGTCGACCTGAAAACCAACGACATCGTGTGGAAAAAACGCATCGGTACCGTGCGCGACAGCTCTCCATTGCCGCTGCCGTTCAAGATGGGCATGCCGATGTTGGGCGGGCCGGTTTCTACCGCCGGTAATGTGTTCTTCATTGGCGCAACCGCGGACAACTACCTGCGCGCCTTCAGCGTCACCAACGGTGACAAACTGTGGGAAGCGCGTCTGCCGGCCGGTGGCCAGGCCACGCCAATGACCTATGAGGTTAACGGCAAGCAGTACGTGGTGATTTCCGCAGGCGGACATGGCTCCTTCGGCACCAAGCTGGGCGACTACATCGTCGCTTACGCTCTGCCGGACGAGAAATAA
- a CDS encoding pyridoxamine 5'-phosphate oxidase family protein, whose translation MTQPLFHPDELRAQALAGFGRVGAGIYAAMPDQHREFFAALPYLFVATLDDQGWPVATLFSGPPGFLRTPDDTHLRISAPRRSDDPAQAALQSGKLVGALGLDFSNRRRNRANGVISRTDKNRIEIEVRQSFGNCPQYIQRRELYPVAADPAPIEYLPALDAEAQALIRRADTFFVASCAHAGLAQGGVDMSHRGGKPGFIHLADNSLWIPDFRGNRYMNTLGNLLAEPRAALLFIDFDNGDILHLQGETQILWQTDIDHGVEGAERYWRFDMRSAWRFPQALPWRGRNLEYSPATLNTGVWQG comes from the coding sequence ATGACACAGCCGCTGTTCCACCCCGACGAACTGCGCGCCCAGGCGCTGGCCGGTTTTGGCCGCGTGGGCGCGGGTATTTATGCCGCCATGCCCGACCAGCACCGCGAGTTTTTCGCCGCGCTGCCTTACCTGTTCGTCGCCACGCTGGACGATCAGGGCTGGCCGGTGGCCACGCTGTTCAGCGGCCCGCCCGGTTTCTTGCGCACGCCGGATGACACCCACCTGCGCATCAGCGCGCCGCGCCGCAGCGACGATCCGGCGCAGGCCGCATTACAAAGCGGCAAACTGGTTGGCGCGCTGGGGCTGGATTTCAGCAACCGCAGGCGCAACCGGGCCAACGGCGTGATTAGCCGCACCGACAAAAATCGCATTGAAATCGAGGTCCGGCAAAGCTTTGGCAACTGCCCGCAATATATTCAGCGGCGCGAGCTTTACCCGGTGGCCGCCGATCCTGCACCGATTGAATATCTTCCTGCACTGGATGCTGAGGCGCAGGCGCTGATCCGGCGGGCGGACACCTTTTTCGTCGCCAGTTGCGCCCACGCCGGGTTGGCGCAGGGCGGCGTGGATATGTCGCACCGGGGCGGCAAACCAGGCTTTATCCATCTGGCGGACAACAGCCTGTGGATCCCGGACTTTCGCGGCAACCGCTACATGAACACGCTGGGTAATCTATTGGCCGAGCCACGGGCGGCGCTGCTGTTTATCGATTTCGACAACGGCGATATTTTGCATCTGCAAGGGGAAACGCAGATCCTCTGGCAAACGGATATCGACCACGGAGTGGAAGGGGCGGAACGTTACTGGCGATTTGATATGCGCAGTGCGTGGCGTTTCCCGCAGGCTCTGCCCTGGCGCGGCCGCAACCTGGAATACTCCCCGGCCACGCTGAACACCGGGGTGTGGCAAGGGTAA
- a CDS encoding phosphoglycerate mutase, which translates to MDIILLRHGQPNIDTDKLQRAREMRAWIDQYNLAGIADTPPENARSLASQPRYVVASTLPRALASLALLGLQPHESDALFCEAELPVLSVPLLRLRPLHWVVIFRLLWLCGYAKNVESLSSAKKRAAAASSKLADLAASQGAVLLLGHGVMNSLIADKLKTAGWKLHSQSGNSYWNAKVYRLAAPLTTSA; encoded by the coding sequence ATGGACATTATTCTACTGCGTCATGGTCAGCCGAACATCGATACCGACAAGCTTCAGCGCGCCCGTGAGATGCGCGCCTGGATCGATCAATACAATCTTGCGGGCATCGCCGATACGCCGCCCGAAAACGCCAGGTCGCTCGCTTCGCAACCCCGGTATGTCGTCGCCAGCACCCTGCCAAGAGCCTTGGCTTCACTGGCCTTGCTGGGCCTGCAACCCCACGAGAGCGACGCCCTGTTCTGCGAAGCCGAGCTGCCGGTTTTATCTGTACCGCTGTTACGTTTACGCCCCTTGCATTGGGTGGTGATTTTTCGTCTCCTGTGGCTGTGCGGCTACGCGAAAAATGTCGAATCCCTGTCATCAGCCAAAAAACGCGCCGCGGCCGCCAGCAGCAAACTGGCCGATCTCGCGGCGTCTCAGGGGGCGGTATTGCTGTTGGGGCATGGCGTGATGAACAGCCTGATTGCCGATAAATTGAAAACGGCCGGCTGGAAGCTTCACAGCCAGTCAGGCAACAGCTACTGGAACGCCAAGGTGTACCGCCTTGCCGCCCCCTTAACGACATCCGCCTGA
- a CDS encoding glycogen synthesis protein, which translates to MVNSVNRHLAAYSSNMDFLASSIALMEWQGREIDAGAVAGNMSESQSRLFFERLSYFRQLYQAASAAEHSV; encoded by the coding sequence ATGGTAAATTCAGTGAATCGGCACCTTGCGGCCTACAGCAGCAACATGGATTTCCTCGCTTCCAGCATTGCGCTGATGGAGTGGCAAGGGCGCGAAATCGATGCCGGCGCGGTGGCCGGCAATATGTCGGAATCGCAAAGCCGTTTGTTTTTTGAGCGCCTGAGTTATTTTCGGCAGCTCTATCAGGCCGCTTCGGCGGCGGAACACAGCGTATAA
- a CDS encoding AraC family transcriptional regulator → MHKSFTLNRTDNIELNLYQYGEENCDKGHSFGPAVRQHYLFHYVISGTGVLHSEYGSFPVVAGEGFLIHPHDVTTYCADKRDPWHYMWLEVDGLIAGKIFEECHLSRQFPIYRPNQRDDNADALGYLRQIVAQGDEHRLKVLGLSYLFFSALIGNRLQSTAAHPDDKAQHLRKAVKQIENRYHEHLTIESLAAYCNINRSYLCRLFKNAYGIGPKEYLLNFRMSIAVSLLSNGHTAIKVVGISVGYENQLHFSKAFKQVHGVSPAKWRQENLQTPQPGR, encoded by the coding sequence ATGCACAAGAGTTTCACCCTCAATCGCACCGACAATATTGAGCTGAACCTGTACCAGTATGGGGAGGAAAATTGTGATAAAGGCCACAGTTTTGGCCCCGCCGTGCGCCAGCACTATCTATTCCATTATGTGATAAGCGGGACCGGCGTGCTGCACAGCGAATACGGCTCTTTTCCCGTCGTGGCGGGAGAAGGTTTTCTGATCCACCCGCACGACGTGACCACCTACTGCGCCGATAAACGGGATCCCTGGCACTATATGTGGCTGGAGGTCGATGGGCTTATCGCCGGCAAGATTTTCGAAGAATGCCACCTGAGCCGTCAATTCCCGATTTATCGGCCCAACCAACGGGACGATAACGCCGACGCCCTGGGCTACCTGCGGCAGATCGTTGCCCAGGGCGATGAACACCGGCTGAAGGTGCTCGGGCTGAGTTACCTGTTCTTTTCTGCGCTGATCGGCAATAGGCTGCAGAGCACGGCGGCACATCCCGATGACAAGGCGCAGCATCTGCGCAAAGCGGTCAAACAAATTGAAAACCGCTACCATGAACATTTGACGATTGAGAGCCTGGCCGCCTACTGCAATATCAACCGCAGCTACCTGTGCCGTCTGTTCAAAAACGCCTACGGCATCGGCCCCAAGGAGTATTTGCTTAATTTTCGCATGAGTATCGCCGTCAGCCTGCTGAGCAATGGCCATACGGCGATCAAAGTGGTGGGCATTTCGGTCGGTTATGAAAACCAACTGCACTTTTCCAAAGCCTTCAAGCAGGTGCACGGCGTATCGCCGGCCAAGTGGCGACAGGAAAACCTTCAGACACCGCAGCCTGGCAGGTGA
- a CDS encoding MFS transporter: MFYLKNKNFWIFGAFCFFYFFIMGAVLPFFPIWLHDVNHLDQRQTGLVFAGMALFALVFQPIFGFVTDKFGLKKHLLWMIIFLLLFLAPLFIYVFSPLLQSNFLLGALLCGIYLGLVCSGGSPAIEAYIEKVSRRSRFEYGRARLFGCIGWAICASIVGYMFTINNQFAFWLASSFALVLAGLLYLFKPEENNTLAVADGLALNHKPIKLKAALGLLKMRKFWCLVMYIVGVACVYDVFDQQFANFFTSFFRDRHAGTQAFGYVTTLGEFLNAFIMFFAPLIINRIGGKNALLIAGVIMSVRIIGSSQADSVTAVIFLKTLHMFEVPFLLVGIFKYITTQFNVNLSASIYLWGFCFFKQLSAIGMSYAAGMMYVNYGFKTSYLILGCIALLFTLISAFALSGKARILKGESTLPLAVR, encoded by the coding sequence ATGTTTTATTTGAAAAACAAGAACTTTTGGATCTTCGGTGCCTTCTGTTTTTTCTATTTCTTTATCATGGGCGCAGTGCTGCCGTTCTTTCCTATCTGGCTGCACGACGTCAATCATCTCGATCAGCGACAAACCGGGCTGGTGTTCGCCGGCATGGCGCTGTTTGCCCTGGTGTTCCAGCCGATTTTTGGCTTCGTCACCGACAAGTTTGGCCTGAAGAAACACCTGCTGTGGATGATTATCTTCCTGCTGCTGTTTCTGGCGCCGTTGTTTATCTATGTGTTCTCGCCGCTGCTGCAAAGCAACTTTTTGCTGGGTGCGCTGCTGTGCGGCATTTATCTCGGTTTGGTGTGCAGCGGCGGTTCGCCGGCGATTGAAGCCTATATCGAAAAAGTGAGCCGCCGCAGCCGGTTCGAATATGGCCGCGCCCGGCTGTTTGGCTGCATCGGCTGGGCGATCTGCGCCTCGATCGTCGGCTACATGTTTACCATTAACAATCAATTCGCGTTTTGGCTGGCCTCGAGCTTCGCGCTGGTATTGGCGGGCTTGCTTTACCTGTTCAAACCGGAAGAGAACAACACGCTGGCGGTGGCGGACGGCTTGGCGCTGAACCACAAACCCATCAAGCTGAAAGCGGCGTTGGGGCTGCTGAAAATGCGCAAATTCTGGTGTCTGGTGATGTATATCGTCGGGGTGGCCTGCGTGTACGACGTGTTCGATCAGCAGTTCGCCAACTTCTTCACCTCGTTTTTCCGCGATCGGCATGCCGGCACCCAGGCATTTGGCTACGTCACCACGCTGGGCGAGTTTCTTAACGCTTTTATCATGTTTTTTGCGCCCTTGATCATCAACCGTATCGGCGGCAAGAATGCGCTGCTGATTGCCGGGGTGATTATGTCGGTGCGGATCATCGGCTCGTCGCAGGCGGACTCGGTGACCGCGGTGATTTTCCTCAAGACCCTGCATATGTTTGAGGTGCCGTTCCTGCTGGTGGGCATCTTCAAATACATCACTACCCAGTTTAACGTTAACCTCTCCGCGTCGATTTACCTGTGGGGCTTTTGCTTCTTCAAGCAACTGTCGGCCATCGGCATGTCCTATGCGGCGGGGATGATGTACGTCAATTACGGCTTCAAAACCTCTTACCTGATCCTTGGCTGCATTGCGTTGCTGTTTACCCTGATCTCGGCCTTTGCCCTGAGCGGCAAGGCGCGGATATTGAAGGGGGAGAGCACGCTGCCGCTGGCGGTGAGATAG
- a CDS encoding LysR family transcriptional regulator, whose protein sequence is MLKENFNDLISFLIVARERSFTKAAAKLGVSQSALSHAIRGLEERLELRLLTRTTRSVAPTEAGERLVNSIGPRFAEIESELDALSEMRERPAGNIRITAGEHAVDSVLWPMLRSFLADYPDINVEITVDNTLTDIVAGRFDAGIRLGEQVAKDMIAVRIAPDMRIVPVASPAYFERYGIPDTPQALQNHRCINMRLPTMGGIYAWEFAKDGREIKVRVEGQLIFNSLRQRIDAALLGFGIAFVPEDTVTDELAGGRLVSVLDEWCPLFPGYYLYYPSRRQHTTAFSLFVDALRYQR, encoded by the coding sequence ATGTTAAAAGAAAACTTTAACGATTTGATTTCGTTCCTTATCGTGGCGCGTGAACGCAGCTTCACCAAAGCGGCGGCCAAGCTCGGCGTATCCCAATCGGCATTAAGCCATGCCATTAGAGGCCTGGAAGAGCGGCTAGAACTGCGGCTATTGACCCGCACCACGCGCAGCGTTGCGCCTACCGAGGCCGGCGAAAGGCTGGTCAACAGCATCGGCCCGCGTTTTGCGGAAATCGAAAGCGAGCTGGACGCCTTGAGCGAAATGCGTGAACGGCCGGCGGGCAACATTCGTATCACCGCCGGGGAACATGCCGTCGACTCGGTGCTCTGGCCGATGCTGAGGTCATTTCTGGCCGACTACCCGGACATTAATGTCGAAATCACGGTCGATAACACCTTGACCGACATTGTCGCCGGCCGCTTTGATGCCGGGATCCGTTTGGGCGAGCAGGTAGCCAAGGACATGATCGCCGTACGAATAGCACCGGATATGCGCATAGTGCCGGTCGCTTCACCCGCTTATTTCGAGCGATACGGCATCCCGGATACGCCGCAGGCGTTGCAAAACCACCGCTGCATCAATATGCGCTTACCCACGATGGGCGGGATCTATGCCTGGGAGTTTGCAAAAGACGGGCGCGAGATAAAAGTGCGCGTAGAGGGCCAGTTGATCTTTAACAGCCTGCGCCAACGCATTGATGCGGCGCTGCTCGGCTTCGGCATCGCCTTTGTGCCGGAGGATACCGTCACCGACGAGCTGGCCGGCGGCCGTTTAGTGAGCGTTCTCGATGAATGGTGCCCGCTGTTTCCCGGCTATTACCTCTATTACCCCAGCCGCAGGCAGCACACCACCGCCTTCTCCCTGTTTGTCGACGCGTTGCGTTATCAGCGCTAG
- the gabD gene encoding NADP-dependent succinate-semialdehyde dehydrogenase, producing the protein MSTTFSATLKDPALFREANYIDGQWLPAKDGQTIKIHNPATGELVGQVPAFGAEETAQAIAAAKKAQPAWRALTAKERAGKLRRLFELMMENQDDLARIMTAEQGKPLAESRGEIIYAASFIEWFAEEGKRVYGDTIPQNLPGRRIIVQKEPIGVFAAITPWNFPAAMITRKAGPGWAAGCTGVIRPASQTPFSALAIAVLAERAGLPVGVCNVITGPSKAIGGELTANPDVRKLSFTGSTEVGAQLLAQCAPTIKKTSMELGGNAPFIVFDDADLDAAVAGAVASKYRNAGQTCVCTNRFLVQEGVYDAFAAKLKAAVAKLKVGNGMDEGVTIGPLINREAVEKVSEHIADAVKRGASVLLGGQPHALGNNFYTPTILTDVPRQAKIFHEETFGPVAPLIRFEHEAEAIELANDTPFGLASYFYSRDIGRVIRVAEALEYGIVGINEGLISTEVAPFGGVKNSGLGREGSKYGIEDYLEIKYLCLGGLGI; encoded by the coding sequence ATGAGCACGACCTTCTCCGCCACCCTCAAAGATCCCGCGCTGTTTCGCGAAGCAAACTACATCGATGGGCAATGGCTGCCGGCCAAAGACGGCCAGACCATCAAGATCCATAACCCGGCCACCGGCGAGTTGGTCGGCCAGGTGCCGGCCTTTGGCGCCGAAGAAACCGCACAGGCGATAGCCGCCGCCAAAAAAGCCCAGCCGGCCTGGCGCGCGCTGACCGCCAAAGAGCGTGCCGGCAAGCTGCGCCGCCTGTTCGAACTGATGATGGAAAACCAGGACGATCTGGCGCGCATCATGACCGCAGAACAGGGCAAACCCCTGGCCGAAAGCCGCGGTGAAATTATCTATGCGGCTTCGTTTATCGAGTGGTTCGCCGAAGAAGGAAAACGCGTTTACGGCGACACCATTCCGCAAAATCTGCCCGGCCGGCGCATTATCGTGCAAAAAGAGCCTATCGGAGTATTTGCCGCCATTACGCCGTGGAATTTCCCGGCGGCGATGATCACCCGCAAGGCCGGCCCCGGCTGGGCCGCGGGCTGTACCGGGGTGATCCGCCCCGCCAGCCAGACTCCGTTCTCGGCGCTGGCGATTGCCGTACTGGCCGAGCGCGCCGGTTTACCGGTGGGCGTCTGTAACGTGATTACCGGTCCCAGCAAGGCGATCGGCGGCGAGCTGACCGCTAACCCGGACGTACGCAAGCTCTCCTTTACCGGCAGCACCGAGGTGGGTGCGCAGTTGCTGGCTCAGTGTGCGCCTACCATCAAAAAAACCAGTATGGAATTGGGGGGCAATGCGCCCTTTATCGTGTTTGACGATGCCGATCTGGACGCCGCCGTCGCCGGGGCAGTAGCCTCAAAATACCGTAACGCCGGCCAGACCTGCGTGTGCACCAATCGCTTTCTGGTGCAGGAAGGCGTCTACGACGCTTTTGCGGCAAAACTGAAAGCCGCGGTGGCGAAGCTGAAAGTAGGCAATGGCATGGACGAGGGCGTCACTATCGGCCCATTGATTAACCGGGAGGCGGTGGAAAAAGTCAGCGAGCATATCGCCGATGCCGTGAAGCGCGGCGCCTCGGTGCTGCTGGGCGGCCAGCCCCATGCGCTGGGCAATAACTTCTATACGCCGACCATCCTGACCGACGTACCGAGGCAGGCCAAAATCTTCCATGAGGAAACCTTTGGCCCGGTGGCGCCCTTGATCCGTTTTGAGCACGAAGCCGAAGCTATCGAACTGGCGAACGACACGCCGTTCGGCCTGGCCTCATACTTCTACAGCCGCGATATCGGCCGGGTGATACGCGTGGCCGAAGCGCTGGAATACGGCATTGTCGGCATCAATGAAGGGCTGATCTCCACCGAGGTCGCGCCCTTTGGCGGGGTTAAAAACTCCGGCCTGGGGCGCGAAGGCTCGAAGTACGGCATAGAGGATTATCTCGAGATCAAATATCTGTGCCTTGGCGGGCTGGGTATCTGA